Proteins from a single region of Clupea harengus chromosome 5, Ch_v2.0.2, whole genome shotgun sequence:
- the LOC105909854 gene encoding mucin-19, with protein sequence MGTTSVSSAVATTGRTSAQVTKTSEATTVQLSSSSRSSPEVPSSASASTTGGTSVSSAATTTGRKSAQVTKRSEATTVQQSSSSPSSPEVTSSASASTTGGTSFSSAAATTGRTSAQVTETSEATTVQQSSSSPSSPEVTSSVPVSTQRSGSPSTLMTTGPRETTSSPVATQTTGKATATTGFVSTSSTSQVTTASAESTASTSVESVAAITGRTSAQVTETSVATTVQLNSSSPSSPEVTSSASASTTGGTSVSSAATTTGRTSAQVTKTSEATTVQLSSSSPSSPEVTNSASTTGGTSFSSAAATTGRTSAQVTETSEATTVQLSSSSPSSPEVPSSVSASTTGGTSVSSAETTTGRTSAQVTKTSEATTVQLSSSSPSSPEVTSSASASTTGGTSFSSAAATTGRTSAQVTETSEATTVQQSSSSPSSPEVTSSVPVSTQSSGSPSTLMTTGQRETTSSPVPTQTTGKATATTAFVSTSSTSQVTTSSSATRASTSVESAAAITGRTSAQVTETSEATTVQLSSSSPSSPEVTSSASASTTGGTSFSSAAATTGRTSAQVTETSEATTVQQSSSSPSSPEVTSSVPVSTQSSGSPSTLMTTGPRETTSSPVATQTTGKATATTGFVSTSSTSQVTTASAESTASTGVSSAAAITGRTSAQVTETSESSTVQLSSSSPSSPEVPSSASASTTGGTSVSSAAGTTGRTSAQVTETSEATTVQLNSSSPSSPEVTSSASASTTGGTSFSSAAAMTGRTSAQVTETSEATTVQQSSSSPSSPEVTSSASASTTGGTGVTSVAATTGRTSAQVTETSEATTVQQSSSSPSSPEVTSSVPVSTQTSGSPSTLMTTGPRETTSSPVATQTTGKATTTTGFVSTSSTSQVTTSYSASTASTSVESAAAMTGHTSAQVTKTSEATTVQLSSSSPSSPEVTSSASASTTGGTSFSSAAATTGRTSAQVTETSEATTVQQSSSSPSSPEVTSSVPVSTQSSGSPSTLMTTGPRETTSSPVATQTTGKATATTGFVSTSSTSQVTTSSSASTASTSVESAAAITGRTSAQVTETSVATTVQLSSSSPSSPEVTSSASASTTGGTSFSSAAATTGRTSAQVTEMSEATTVQQSSSSPSSPEVTSSVPVSTQSSGSPSTLMTTGPRETTSSPVATQTTGKATATTGFVSTSSTSQVTTSSSASTASTSVESAAAITGPTSAQVTETSVATTVQLSSSSPSSPEVTNSASASTTGGTSFSSAAATTGRTSAQLTETSEASTVQLSSSSPSSHEVPISASASTTGGTSVSSAETTTGRTSAQVTKTSEATTVQLSSSSPSSPEVTSSASASTTGGTSFSSAAATTGRTSAQVTETSEASTVQLSSSSPSSPEVTSSASASTTGGTSFSSAAATTGRTSAQVTETSEATTVQQSSSSPSSPEVTSSVPVSTQTSGSPFTLMTTGPRETTSSPVATQTTVKATATTGFVSTSSTSQVTTASAESTASTGVSSVSSITGRTSAQVTETSEATTVQMNSSSTSSPEVPSSASIQPSFSSSATTSTGQTSTQAAEVSTQSITPRTSPPQSASVTLTSPTSATTPSCQEEDCQCNGAPCSYNATLGRCQCDCNENLTYGNFCQYGFNETSVILDNDAIPPRKANIMLRIMREFNLTASEIEALEDILEEELTPLFRQADPLSFKDFRILSLRRGSIIAEGVAQYNYHNSESQVNFLNNQLEPILQSIVTEPGAFKNLSEALKNVDIEDPRITMADIVIKNLTDLKPYITCSLRFGNYSPEISDGRWMCLGPCLTNPNYCNRHGDCLNENSGPVCQCYESFLETYYGPQCEFYRRGAGFYAVLFGSLSAVLLLLIIIVIVAVVLHRGRGRSWFTDKRLTSFESFDEDSFDFSSRGHFRNLVRLPGRQAGVYSIDSNMSVSDETSPGIFRPQLDMVDTAHRMRIKRPEVISTMN encoded by the exons ATGGGGACCACCAGCGTTTCATCTGCGGTAGCAACGACTGGACGCACCTCAGCCCAAGTCACAAAGACGTCAGAGGCAACCACAGTCCAACTGAGCAGTTCATCACGATCAAGCCCTGAGGTTCCCAGCTCTGCTTCGGCTTCCACTACTGGGGGCACCAGTGTTTCATCTGCGGCAACAACGACAGGACGCAAATCAGCCCAAGTCACAAAGAGATCAGAGGCAACCACAGTCCAACAGAGCAGTTCATCCCCATCAAGCCCTGAGGTTACCAGCTCTGCTTCAGCTTCTACTACTGGGGGCACCAGCTTTTCATCTGCGGCAGCAACAACTGGACGCACCTCAGCCCAAGTCACAGAGACGTCAGAGGCAACTACAGTTCAACAGAGCAGTTCATCACCATCAAGCCCTGAGGTTACCAGCTCGGTGCCGGTCAGCACTCAGAGGTCTGGCTCGCCCTCCACCCTGATGACAACTGGCCCGCGAGAGACCACCTCTTCCCCAGTCGCCACGCAGACGACTGGCAAGGCAACTGCAACAACAGGTTTCGTCTCCACAAGTTCAACTTCACAGGTGACCACTGCTTCGGCAGAATCCACGGCGTCCACCAGTGTTGAATCTGTGGCAGCAATAACTGGACGCACCTCAGCCCAAGTCACAGAGACGTCAGTGGCAACCACAGTTCAACTGAACAGTTCATCACCATCAAGCCCTGAGGTTACCAGCTCTGCTTCGGCTTCCACTACTGGGGGCACCAGTGTTTCATCTGCGGCAACAACGACTGGACGCACCTCAGCCCAAGTCACAAAGACGTCAGAGGCAACCACAGTCCAACTGAGCAGTTCATCACCATCAAGCCCTGAGGTTACCAACTCTGCTTCTACTACTGGGGGGACCAGCTTTTCATCTGCGGCAGCAACGACTGGACGCACCTCAGCCCAAGTCACAGAGACGTCAGAGGCAACCACAGTCCAACTGAGCAGTTCATCACCATCAAGCCCTGAGGTTCCCAGCTCTGTTTCGGCTTCCACCACTGGGGGCACCAGTGTTTCATCTGCGGAAACAACGACTGGACGCACCTCAGCCCAAGTCACAAAGACGTCAGAGGCAACCACAGTCCAACTGAGCAGTTCATCACCATCAAGCCCTGAGGTTACCAGCTCTGCTTCAGCTTCTACTACTGGGGGCACCAGCTTTTCATCTGCGGCAGCAACAACTGGACGCACCTCAGCCCAAGTCACAGAGACGTCAGAGGCAACCACAGTTCAACAGAGCAGTTCATCACCATCAAGCCCTGAGGTTACCAGCTCGGTGCCGGTCAGCACTCAGAGCTCCGGCTCGCCCTCCACCCTGATGACAACTGGCCAGCGAGAGACCACCTCTTCCCCAGTCCCCACACAGACGACTGGCAAGGCAACTGCAACAACAGCTTTCGTCTCCACAAGTTCAACATCACAGGTGACCACTTCTTCATCTGCAACCAGGGCGTCCACCAGTGTTGAATCTGCGGCAGCAATAACTGGACGCACCTCAGCCCAAGTCACAGAGACGTCAGAGGCAACCACAGTCCAACTAAGCAGTTCATCACCATCAAGCCCTGAGGTTACCAGCTCTGCTTCAGCTTCTACTACTGGGGGCACCAGCTTTTCATCTGCGGCAGCAACAACTGGACGCACCTCGGCCCAAGTCACAGAGACGTCAGAGGCAACCACAGTTCAACAGAGCAGTTCATCACCATCAAGCCCTGAGGTTACCAGCTCGGTGCCGGTCAGCACTCAGAGCTCCGGCTCGCCCTCCACCCTGATGACAACTGGCCCGCGAGAGACCACCTCTTCCCCAGTCGCCACGCAGACGACTGGCAAGGCAACTGCAACAACAGGTTTCGTCTCCACAAGTTCAACTTCACAGGTGACCACTGCTTCGGCAGAGTCCACGGCGTCCACAGGTGTTTCATCTGCGGCAGCAATAACTGGACGCACCTCAGCCCAAGTCACAGAGACGTCAGAGTCTTCCACAGTCCAACTGAGTAGTTCATCACCATCAAGCCCTGAGGTTCCCAGCTCTGCTTCAGCTTCTACTACTGGGGGCACCAGCGTTTCATCTGCGGCAGGAACGACTGGACGCACCTCAGCCCAAGTCACAGAGACGTCAGAGGCAACCACAGTCCAACTGAACAGTTCATCACCATCAAGCCCTGAGGTTACCagctctgcttctgcttctacTACTGGGGGAACCAGCTTTTCATCTGCGGCAGCAATGACTGGGCGCACCTCAGCCCAAGTCACAGAGACGTCAGAGGCAACCACAGTCCAACAGAGCAGTTCATCCCCATCAAGTCCTGAGGTTACCAGCTCTGCTTCGGCTTCCACCACTGGGGGCACCGGCGTTACATCTGTGGCAGCAACGACTGGACGCACCTCAGCCCAAGTCACAGAGACGTCAGAGGCAACCACAGTTCAACAGAGCAGTTCATCACCATCAAGCCCTGAGGTTACCAGCTCGGTGCCGGTCAGCACTCAGACCTCTGGCTCGCCCTCCACCCTGATGACAACTGGCCCGCGAGAGACCACCTCTTCCCCAGTCGCCACTCAGACGACTGGCAAGGCAACTACAACAACAGGTTTCGTCTCCACAAGTTCAACTTCACAGGTGACCACTTCTTACTCTGCATCCACGGCGTCCACCAGTGTTGAATCTGCGGCAGCAATGACTGGGCACACCTCAGCCCAAGTCACAAAGACGTCAGAGGCAACCACAGTCCAACTGAGCAGTTCATCACCATCAAGCCCTGAGGTTACCAGCTCTGCTTCAGCTTCTACTACTGGGGGCACCAGCTTTTCATCTGCGGCAGCAACAACTGGACGCACCTCAGCCCAAGTCACAGAGACGTCAGAGGCAACCACTGTTCAACAGAGCAGTTCATCACCATCAAGCCCTGAGGTTACCAGCTCGGTGCCGGTCAGCACTCAGAGCTCTGGCTCGCCCTCCACCCTGATGACAACTGGCCCGCGAGAGACCACCTCTTCCCCAGTCGCCACTCAGACGACTGGCAAGGCAACTGCAACAACAGGTTTCGTCTCCACAAGTTCAACTTCACAGGTGACCACTTCTTCATCTGCATCCACGGCGTCCACCAGTGTTGAATCTGCGGCAGCAATAACTGGACGCACCTCAGCCCAAGTCACAGAGACGTCAGTGGCAACCACAGTCCAACTGAGCAGTTCATCACCATCAAGCCCTGAGGTTACCAGCTCTGCTTCAGCTTCTACTACTGGGGGCACCAGCTTTTCATCTGCGGCAGCAACAACTGGACGCACCTCAGCCCAAGTCACAGAGATGTCAGAGGCAACCACAGTTCAACAGAGCAGTTCATCACCATCAAGCCCTGAGGTTACCAGCTCGGTGCCGGTCAGCACTCAGAGCTCTGGCTCGCCCTCCACCCTGATGACAACTGGCCCGCGAGAGACCACCTCTTCCCCAGTTGCCACGCAGACGACTGGCAAGGCAACTGCAACAACAGGTTTCGTCTCCACAAGTTCAACTTCACAGGTGACCACTTCTTCATCTGCATCCACGGCGTCCACCAGTGTTGAATCTGCGGCAGCAATAACTGGACCCACCTCAGCCCAAGTCACAGAGACGTCAGTGGCAACCACAGTTCAACTGAGCAGTTCATCACCATCAAGCCCTGAGGTTACCAACTCTGCATCTGCTTCTACTACTGGGGGGACCAGCTTTTCATCTGCGGCAGCAACAACTGGACGCACCTCAGCCCAACTCACAGAGACGTCAGAGGCTTCCACAGTCCAACTGAGCAGTTCATCACCATCAAGCCATGAGGTTCCCATCTCTGCTTCGGCTTCCACTACTGGGGGCACCAGTGTTTCATCTGCGGAAACAACGACTGGACGCACCTCAGCCCAAGTCACAAAGACGTCAGAGGCAACCACAGTCCAACTGAGCAGTTCATCACCATCAAGCCCTGAG GTTACCAGCTCTGCTTCAGCTTCTACTACTGGGGGCACCAGCTTTTCATCTGCGGCAGCAACAACTGGACGCACCTCAGCCCAAGTCACAGAGACGTCAGAGGCTTCCACAGTCCAACTGAGCAGTTCATCACCATCAAGCCCTGAGGTTACCAGCTCTGCTTCAGCTTCTACTACTGGGGGCACCAGCTTTTCATCTGCGGCAGCAACAACTGGACGCACCTCAGCCCAAGTCACAGAGACGTCAGAGGCAACCACAGTTCAACAGAGCAGTTCATCACCATCAAGCCCTGAGGTTACCAGCTCGGTGCCGGTCAGCACTCAGACCTCTGGCTCGCCCTTCACCCTGATGACAACTGGCCCGCGAGAGACCACCTCTTCCCCAGTCGCCACGCAGACGACTGTTAAGGCAACTGCAACAACAGGTTTCGTCTCCACAAGTTCAACTTCACAGGTGACCACTGCTTCGGCAGAGTCCACGGCGTCCACAGGTGTTTCATCCGTATCATCAATAACTGGACGCACCTCAGCCCAAGTCACAGAGACGTCAGAGGCCACCACAGTCCAAATGAACAGTTCATCAACATCAAGCCCTGAGGTGCCCAGCTCGGCATCTATTCAGCCATCGTTTTCCAGTTCTGCAACTACTTCCACTGGACAGACCTCCACACAGGCTGCAGAAGTTTCCACTCAAAGTATAACCCCAAGAACTTCACCACCTCAAAGTGCATCTGTCACCTTAACCTCTCCTACATCGGCAACAACTCCTTCATGTCAAGAGGAGGATTGTCAGTGTAATGGTGCACCCTGTTCTTACAATGCCACACTGGGAAGATGCCAGTGTGACTGCAATGAAAATCTCACTTATGGAAACTTTTGTCAGTATGGTTTCAATGAAACCAGTGTTATTTTAG atAATGATGCCATTCCCCCCCGGAAGGCAAACATCATGCTGAGAATAATGAGGGAGTTTAATTTGACAGCCTCAGAAATAGAGGCCCTTGAGGACATCCTGGAAGAAGAG CTCACACCTCTTTTCAGACAAGCTGATCCTCTGAGTTTCAAGGACTTCAGAATCTTAAGCTTAAG GAGAGGGAGTATTATTGCAGAAGGTGTGGCACAATACAACTATCACAACAGTGAATCGCAAGTAAACTTCCTTAATAACCAGTTGGAACCCATACTACAAAGTATCGTAACTGAACCAGGAGCTTTCAAAAACCTGAGTGAAGCTCTTAAAAATGTGGACATTGAAGATCCAAGAATCACAATGGCAGACATTGTAATAAAGA ACCTCACTGATCTGAAGCCATACATCACCTGCAGCCTCCGTTTTGGCAACTACTCACCAGAGATCTCCGATGGACGCTGGATGTGTTTGGGACCTTGTCTCACGAATCCCAATTACTGTAATCGACATGGAGACTGTTTAAATGAAAACAGCGGACCAGTTTGCCA GTGTTATGAGTCCTTCCTGGAGACGTATTACGGGCCACAGTGTGAGTTCTACCGCAGGGGAGCCGGGTTCTATGCCGTTCTCTTCGGGAGCCTGTCAGCAGTCCTTCTCCTgctcatcatcattgtcatagTGGCTGTGGTTCTACACAGAGGCCGAGGCAGATCATG GTTTACAGACAAGAGACTCACAAGTTTTGAATCCTTCGATGAAGACTCCTTTGATTTTTCAAGTAGAG gacATTTTAGAAATTTGGTCCGACTTCCAGGAAGACAAGCCGGAGTGTACAGTATTGACAGCAACATGTCTGTGTCAGATGAAACCAGTCCAGGAATATTTAGACCACAGTTAGATATGGTTGATACAGCACACAGA ATGAGGATAAAACGACCAGAAGTGATATCAACTATGAATTAA